One segment of Gemmatimonadota bacterium DNA contains the following:
- the murA gene encoding UDP-N-acetylglucosamine 1-carboxyvinyltransferase, producing the protein MPSFVVEGRQRLSGRIRPAGNKNAALPVLAATLLTTEPVVVDNVPRIRDVETLLDILVALGAAVEWTGPNQVTVEARAVEGRAPDPRLAERIRASVLLAGPLLARFGEARLAPPGGDVIGRRRLDTHFLAFETLGARVELEDGLHVRARALIGAEMFLDEPSVTGTENAIMAAVLARGTTRIRNAASEPHVQDLCHLLQGMGAHIDGVGTNILRIEGVERLGGTRFRIGADHIEAGSFIGLAAVTGSEITIEGLETDHMRSALLGFRRLGVECTVGEDSLVVHGDRPLEVRADAFGHVPKIDDGPWPAFPADLTSIALVTATQCRGTVLIHEKMFESRMFFTDKLVGMGAQIILCDPHRAVVVGPARLRGGSVESPDIRAGMALLLAALAAEGRSRIGNIGQIERGYERIDERLRALGARISRTDD; encoded by the coding sequence ATGCCCAGCTTCGTCGTCGAGGGTCGCCAGCGTCTGTCCGGTCGCATCCGGCCCGCCGGGAACAAGAACGCCGCCCTGCCCGTGCTCGCCGCCACGCTCCTGACCACGGAGCCCGTGGTGGTGGACAACGTGCCGCGGATCCGCGACGTGGAGACCCTTCTCGACATCCTGGTGGCGCTCGGGGCGGCGGTGGAATGGACGGGTCCGAACCAGGTGACGGTGGAGGCCCGCGCCGTGGAAGGACGGGCCCCCGATCCGCGTCTGGCCGAGCGCATCCGCGCGTCGGTGCTCCTGGCCGGGCCGCTCCTGGCCCGCTTCGGGGAGGCGCGCCTGGCGCCGCCCGGGGGCGACGTCATCGGACGTCGGCGCCTCGACACCCACTTCCTGGCGTTCGAGACGCTCGGGGCGCGCGTCGAGCTGGAGGACGGGCTGCACGTGCGGGCCCGCGCGCTGATCGGGGCCGAGATGTTCCTGGACGAGCCGTCCGTCACCGGCACCGAGAACGCCATCATGGCCGCCGTGCTGGCCCGGGGGACCACGCGCATCCGCAACGCGGCGTCCGAGCCCCACGTCCAGGACCTGTGCCACCTCCTGCAGGGGATGGGCGCCCACATCGACGGCGTCGGCACGAACATCCTGCGGATCGAGGGGGTGGAGCGGCTGGGAGGCACCCGCTTCCGGATCGGGGCCGATCACATCGAGGCCGGCTCGTTCATCGGGCTGGCGGCCGTGACCGGAAGCGAGATCACCATCGAAGGCCTCGAGACCGACCACATGCGCTCGGCACTCCTGGGCTTCCGGCGTCTGGGGGTCGAATGCACCGTCGGGGAGGACTCCCTGGTCGTGCACGGCGACCGGCCGCTCGAGGTCCGCGCCGATGCCTTCGGCCACGTCCCCAAGATCGACGACGGGCCCTGGCCGGCCTTCCCGGCCGACCTGACGTCCATCGCCCTGGTGACCGCGACCCAATGTCGCGGCACGGTGCTCATCCACGAGAAGATGTTCGAGTCCCGTATGTTCTTCACGGACAAGCTCGTAGGCATGGGTGCCCAGATCATCCTCTGCGATCCCCACCGGGCGGTGGTGGTGGGTCCGGCCCGGTTGCGCGGGGGGAGCGTGGAGAGCCCGGACATCCGGGCCGGGATGGCCCTCCTCCTGGCGGCGCTGGCCGCCGAGGGGCGCTCCCGGATCGGGAACATCGGGCAGATCGAGCGCGGCTACGAGCGGATCGACGAGCGGCTCCGCGCCCTGGGGGCACGCATCTCCCGCACGGACGACTGA
- the nusA gene encoding transcription termination factor NusA, giving the protein MKAGQIVAALRDIASTKNLSDEALNELMRDGILAGLARIYGPNVEAEISIDDGSGDIDIVVLKRVVESVEDASTEIALGEARWDDPTYEVGDVMEIPVDFAQFGRNAVMATKQRIVQRVREGERQRIRDEYADRVGELLSGEVQQIERGKIVVMLNRSRDAEAIIPWREQNPRERFRQGDPIRAVLKKVDETPKGPRMILSRADPLFVAALFKLEVPEIYQGIVEIRGIAREVGGRSKLAVYSRDESIDPVGACVGLKGSRVQAVVSELGGERIDIVPWHPDPEVYARRALAPARVSKVISDSERQVITAIVDEDQLSLAIGRNGQNVRLASQLIGWQIDLYGSREWLERGAGMGLFGPEPGESFEMADFPLQELDVSASALAALEGAGYSSFLDIIDLEEGDFLKIPGLAEADAKRLVELIDELTVVEPVPDANAAESNAGGSPPAGTAAESQAGGGDAEAGEEGSSPDGSRPAAGVEDGGG; this is encoded by the coding sequence ATGAAAGCCGGTCAGATCGTGGCAGCGCTGAGGGATATCGCCTCGACGAAGAACCTGTCGGACGAGGCCCTGAACGAGTTGATGCGCGATGGCATCCTCGCCGGACTGGCGCGCATCTACGGCCCCAACGTCGAAGCCGAGATCTCCATCGACGATGGCAGCGGCGACATCGACATCGTCGTGCTCAAGCGCGTCGTGGAGTCCGTCGAGGACGCCTCCACCGAGATCGCCCTGGGCGAGGCCCGCTGGGACGACCCCACCTACGAGGTGGGAGACGTCATGGAGATCCCCGTCGACTTCGCCCAGTTCGGCCGCAACGCGGTCATGGCCACGAAGCAGCGCATCGTGCAGCGGGTGCGGGAGGGCGAGCGCCAGCGCATCCGCGACGAGTACGCCGATCGTGTGGGTGAGCTGCTCTCCGGCGAGGTGCAGCAGATCGAACGCGGCAAGATCGTCGTGATGCTGAACCGCTCGCGGGACGCGGAGGCGATCATCCCGTGGCGGGAGCAGAACCCGCGCGAGCGCTTCCGGCAGGGCGATCCCATCCGCGCCGTCCTGAAGAAGGTGGACGAGACGCCCAAGGGCCCGCGCATGATCCTGTCGCGCGCCGATCCCCTGTTCGTCGCTGCGCTCTTCAAGCTCGAGGTGCCGGAGATCTACCAGGGCATCGTCGAGATCCGCGGCATCGCGCGCGAGGTCGGGGGCCGGAGCAAGCTGGCCGTCTACAGCCGGGACGAGTCCATCGACCCGGTCGGCGCCTGCGTCGGCTTGAAGGGCTCGCGCGTCCAGGCCGTCGTGTCCGAGCTCGGCGGCGAGCGGATCGACATCGTGCCCTGGCACCCCGACCCCGAGGTCTACGCGCGGCGGGCCCTGGCCCCCGCCCGGGTGTCGAAGGTGATCTCGGATTCCGAGCGCCAGGTGATCACGGCCATCGTCGACGAGGACCAGCTCTCCCTGGCCATCGGACGGAACGGCCAGAACGTGCGGTTGGCCTCCCAGCTCATCGGCTGGCAGATCGACCTGTACGGGTCGCGCGAGTGGCTCGAGCGGGGCGCCGGCATGGGGCTCTTCGGACCCGAGCCCGGCGAGAGCTTCGAGATGGCGGACTTCCCACTCCAGGAGCTGGATGTGTCCGCCTCCGCCCTGGCGGCCCTGGAAGGCGCCGGATATAGTAGCTTCCTCGACATCATCGATCTGGAGGAGGGGGATTTCCTCAAGATCCCGGGTCTTGCGGAAGCGGATGCGAAGCGCCTCGTCGAGTTGATCGACGAGCTGACCGTGGTCGAGCCGGTACCGGACGCGAATGCTGCGGAGTCCAATGCCGGGGGATCCCCCCCGGCGGGCACCGCCGCCGAGTCCCAGGCCGGCGGTGGGGACGCGGAGGCCGGCGAGGAAGGATCCTCGCCGGACGGTTCGCGACCCGCGGCTGGAGTGGAGGACGGGGGCGGGTGA
- the rimP gene encoding ribosome maturation factor RimP produces the protein MGDTRDRVRSELDGRVEALGFEVVVAEWAGNARRPVLRLRIDRPGSSAPEAVTVDDCAVVSRGLETWLDGVLPERYVLEVSSPGLERPLVRAADWVRFAGQRVLVRAKEPMGPQGRRIEGMLLALETQEERDALARGAGAVRIRLDGGDEVRLPLDGIERGRLVYEWS, from the coding sequence ATGGGTGACACGCGGGACCGCGTCCGGTCGGAGCTGGATGGACGCGTCGAGGCGTTGGGCTTCGAGGTCGTCGTGGCGGAGTGGGCCGGAAATGCCCGCCGCCCCGTCCTCCGGCTGCGCATCGACCGCCCGGGATCTTCGGCCCCGGAGGCCGTGACGGTGGACGACTGCGCCGTCGTGAGCCGGGGGCTGGAGACCTGGCTGGACGGCGTGTTGCCCGAGCGGTACGTGCTGGAGGTTTCGTCTCCGGGGTTGGAGCGTCCTCTGGTCCGGGCCGCGGACTGGGTTCGCTTCGCGGGCCAGCGGGTGCTGGTGCGCGCCAAGGAGCCGATGGGTCCGCAAGGCCGTCGGATCGAAGGGATGCTGCTGGCGCTGGAAACGCAAGAGGAGCGGGACGCGCTGGCGCGGGGTGCCGGTGCGGTCCGCATACGATTGGATGGAGGAGACGAGGTGCGCCTCCCGCTGGACGGGATCGAGCGCGGTCGTCTCGTCTACGAATGGAGCTAG